The following proteins come from a genomic window of Corallococcus sp. NCRR:
- a CDS encoding IS701 family transposase produces MTPAQLKKLDESLSAYLEEMVAGMGRLERRRAMEAYVTGLLLDGERKSIEPMAARLVEDARDVEAMRQRLQQCVSQGTWSDEALRERLARKLEERLPEVEALVVDDTGFPKKGKHSVGVARQYSGTLGRTDNCQVAVSLHLAGARGSGCIGMQLYLPEEWVTEKDRRKAAGVPEAVGASRKWELALSQLDDALEWGVRKHVVLADAGYGNCREFREGLTARGLPYLVAVPGQHKVWPPGATPHLPVKKAGAYGRPRTRFVDDSGVQPWTIEELARQLPEEEYRRISWREGSRGTQSSTFAAVRIQVAEGHVVRKAPGAPEWLLCEWPPGEAAPTKYYLSSLPEDTPLKRLVTLAKLRWRVERDYQEMKGEVGLDHFEGRTWRGFHHHATLCMVAHGFLALRRALFPPEEDSLAPSPGASAASASAAAPPRPLSAVPPQTRRSRSSSRTVTHLIK; encoded by the coding sequence ATGACACCCGCGCAGCTCAAGAAGTTGGATGAGTCGCTGAGCGCCTATCTCGAAGAGATGGTCGCCGGCATGGGGCGACTGGAGAGGCGGCGCGCCATGGAGGCCTATGTCACGGGCCTACTGCTGGATGGGGAGCGCAAGAGCATCGAGCCGATGGCGGCCCGGCTGGTAGAGGACGCCAGGGATGTCGAGGCAATGCGCCAGCGACTGCAGCAGTGCGTCTCGCAAGGGACGTGGAGCGACGAGGCGCTGAGGGAGCGACTGGCGCGGAAGCTGGAAGAGCGGCTGCCGGAGGTGGAAGCCCTTGTGGTGGACGACACGGGCTTCCCGAAGAAGGGGAAGCACTCGGTGGGAGTCGCCCGTCAGTACTCGGGGACGCTGGGGCGCACGGACAACTGCCAGGTGGCCGTCAGCCTGCATTTGGCTGGGGCTCGTGGCAGCGGGTGTATCGGCATGCAGCTGTACCTGCCCGAGGAGTGGGTGACGGAGAAGGACCGACGCAAGGCGGCCGGAGTCCCCGAGGCGGTAGGCGCCTCGCGCAAATGGGAATTGGCGCTGTCGCAGTTGGATGACGCGTTGGAGTGGGGCGTGCGCAAGCACGTCGTCCTGGCGGATGCGGGGTATGGCAATTGCCGGGAGTTTCGCGAAGGACTCACGGCACGCGGGCTGCCCTACCTCGTCGCCGTGCCGGGGCAGCACAAGGTGTGGCCTCCGGGGGCGACGCCGCACCTGCCCGTGAAGAAGGCTGGCGCGTACGGACGCCCCCGGACTCGCTTCGTCGACGACAGCGGCGTGCAGCCCTGGACGATTGAAGAGTTGGCGCGCCAGTTACCCGAGGAGGAGTACCGCCGCATCAGCTGGCGCGAGGGCAGCCGCGGCACGCAGTCCTCCACTTTCGCCGCAGTGCGAATCCAGGTCGCTGAAGGCCATGTCGTGCGCAAGGCGCCCGGCGCTCCCGAGTGGCTCCTGTGTGAGTGGCCGCCGGGCGAGGCCGCGCCAACGAAGTACTACCTCTCGTCTCTGCCGGAAGACACGCCCCTCAAACGCCTCGTCACCCTGGCGAAGCTGCGCTGGCGCGTCGAGCGCGACTACCAGGAGATGAAGGGCGAAGTCGGCCTGGACCATTTCGAGGGCCGCACCTGGAGAGGCTTTCACCACCACGCCACCCTCTGCATGGTGGCCCATGGCTTCCTCGCGCTCCGTCGAGCGCTTTTTCCCCCGGAGGAGGATTCCCTGGCCCCTTCCCCAGGTGCGTCGGCGGCTTCAGCATCTGCTGCTGCGCCGCCTCGGCCATTGTCCGCTGTGCCTCCGCAGACTCGGCGCTCGCGCTCCTCCTCGAGGACCGTCACGCATCTGATCAAGTAG
- a CDS encoding Eco29kI family restriction endonuclease — MPRDPQDPILQTDAHDEPDEQTPEGEPASRVIAPIRDEPDHLVFRFELGPAILAQLLEKLSRVAAVPIREAEDAKYPGFYQLLLHDQPKYIGKTSRPISVRLREHIGKLRGRTGISLAEVRCRYAFVEDPSLVDVAEGALIDFFSRRGMADWNLSGFGSKVPGYGRDRTAASAWSRQYPPDLTHSVLAGTSEPLVLSDLVAVIGSQSPITFTIPKEYKAKFKAAHVARHGITPQTLPFIQWVDLVKGLLAPGWKLIQQPVGWYIVPNTT; from the coding sequence ATGCCCCGCGATCCACAGGACCCGATCCTTCAGACCGATGCTCACGACGAACCCGATGAGCAGACACCCGAAGGGGAGCCGGCGTCTCGAGTCATCGCCCCAATTCGGGATGAGCCAGATCACTTAGTCTTTCGCTTCGAACTCGGGCCCGCGATTCTTGCACAGCTTCTTGAGAAGCTTTCCCGTGTCGCTGCTGTTCCGATCCGTGAGGCGGAGGACGCGAAGTATCCGGGCTTCTACCAACTCCTTCTGCATGACCAGCCAAAGTACATCGGCAAAACGTCGCGGCCCATCAGTGTTCGTCTTCGAGAACATATAGGTAAACTTCGTGGCCGCACTGGAATCTCGCTTGCCGAGGTGCGGTGCCGGTACGCTTTCGTTGAGGACCCATCCCTGGTCGATGTGGCTGAAGGTGCTCTGATTGATTTCTTTTCACGACGCGGAATGGCGGATTGGAACTTGAGCGGATTCGGTTCGAAGGTCCCGGGATATGGCCGGGACCGAACCGCAGCATCCGCTTGGAGTCGTCAGTATCCACCAGACCTGACACATTCCGTGCTGGCAGGCACCTCCGAGCCCCTTGTGCTTTCCGACCTTGTGGCAGTCATCGGCTCACAATCACCCATCACGTTCACCATTCCAAAAGAATACAAGGCAAAATTCAAGGCAGCGCATGTGGCGCGTCACGGCATCACGCCTCAAACGCTGCCATTCATCCAGTGGGTTGATCTCGTGAAAGGCCTTCTTGCGCCAGGCTGGAAACTCATTCAGCAACCTGTAGGCTGGTACATCGTACCTAATACTACTTGA
- a CDS encoding Eco29kI family restriction endonuclease, translating into MSTDEYNPLDYANLTKNCVDELMTRGPYTLDLDIPFEGAGVYALFYKGKLDIYAPVSSKKAQWPIYVGKAVPAGARKGAKETGASRSLYSRLRQHRESIRAADNLDPKDFLARYLVVTPLWITMAERFLIEHYQPVWNVCIEGFGNHDPGSGRHQGERSWWDTLHPGRGWAEKLVASRKRGDAKQRLSEFLKDHRPGAKMPALRSDPDLFTEDDEQ; encoded by the coding sequence ATGAGCACTGACGAGTACAATCCACTCGACTACGCCAACCTGACGAAGAACTGCGTCGATGAGTTGATGACCCGGGGGCCCTATACCCTGGATCTGGACATACCTTTCGAAGGTGCCGGGGTCTACGCCCTCTTCTACAAGGGGAAACTGGATATATACGCGCCTGTCAGTTCCAAGAAGGCGCAGTGGCCTATCTACGTAGGCAAGGCCGTCCCGGCTGGGGCGCGCAAGGGAGCCAAGGAGACCGGAGCTTCTCGGTCGCTCTACTCTCGCCTCCGCCAACACCGGGAATCCATCAGGGCTGCGGATAACCTCGACCCAAAGGACTTCCTGGCAAGATACCTCGTGGTGACGCCACTCTGGATCACCATGGCCGAGCGCTTTCTCATCGAGCACTATCAACCCGTTTGGAACGTCTGCATCGAGGGTTTTGGTAACCACGACCCGGGCTCCGGACGCCATCAAGGTGAGCGTAGTTGGTGGGACACGCTTCATCCCGGTAGAGGGTGGGCGGAGAAGCTTGTCGCCAGCCGCAAACGGGGGGACGCCAAGCAACGCTTGAGCGAGTTCCTCAAGGATCATCGACCGGGAGCGAAGATGCCGGCGCTTCGAAGCGACCCCGACTTGTTCACCGAGGACGACGAGCAATAA
- a CDS encoding DNA cytosine methyltransferase, giving the protein MDSIELFTGAGGLALGTHLAGFHHRGLMEWNDDACDTLRRNAKLNALPGISGWRVHQTDVRMMSFDLFGEVDLVAGGPPCQPFSLGGKHRAQDDSRNMFPEFVRAVRELQPRAFILENVKGLLRQSFSNYFEYIKLQLEYPTITKKRDEEWTDHRNRLEEVRTKGRHQGLKYNVISELLNAADYGVPQTRERVFVVGFRSDTNLEWHFPEPTHSLDALKWDQYITKEYWKRHRIRAPRNEPVSLGVKLSDLEQEGPFKTQPWRTVRDAIAGLPEPIAGRDAKDFSNHRLNPGARVYPGHTGSPIDLPSKTLKAGVHGVPGGENMIAYPNGSVRYLTVREAARVQTFPDTWLFEGSWSEAMRQLGNAVPVDLAAVVANSVAAKLNAGDEH; this is encoded by the coding sequence ATGGACTCGATTGAACTGTTCACGGGCGCGGGTGGCCTGGCCTTGGGAACGCACCTGGCGGGCTTCCACCATCGCGGTCTGATGGAGTGGAACGACGACGCGTGCGACACCCTTCGACGCAACGCGAAGTTGAACGCACTGCCCGGCATCAGCGGTTGGCGGGTGCATCAGACCGACGTGCGGATGATGTCCTTCGACCTCTTCGGCGAAGTGGACCTCGTCGCGGGCGGACCGCCGTGTCAGCCCTTCAGCCTTGGCGGCAAGCACCGCGCCCAGGACGACAGCCGCAACATGTTCCCCGAGTTCGTCCGCGCCGTCCGTGAGTTGCAGCCGCGCGCGTTCATCCTGGAGAACGTGAAGGGCCTGCTGCGGCAGAGCTTCAGCAACTACTTCGAGTACATCAAGCTCCAGCTCGAGTACCCGACCATCACCAAGAAGCGCGACGAAGAGTGGACCGACCATCGCAACCGCTTGGAAGAGGTGCGGACGAAGGGGCGGCACCAGGGCCTGAAGTACAACGTGATCTCCGAGCTGCTGAACGCGGCCGATTACGGCGTTCCCCAGACCCGTGAGCGGGTCTTCGTCGTGGGTTTCCGTTCCGACACGAACCTGGAGTGGCACTTCCCCGAGCCAACGCACAGCCTGGATGCGCTGAAGTGGGACCAGTACATCACCAAGGAGTACTGGAAGCGTCACCGGATCCGCGCGCCGAGAAACGAACCGGTCAGCTTGGGAGTGAAGCTGAGCGACCTGGAGCAGGAAGGACCCTTCAAGACGCAGCCCTGGCGCACGGTGCGAGACGCCATCGCGGGCCTCCCCGAGCCCATCGCGGGTCGCGACGCCAAGGACTTCAGCAATCATCGCCTCAACCCGGGCGCGAGGGTTTATCCAGGGCACACCGGAAGCCCCATCGATCTTCCGTCGAAGACGCTGAAAGCGGGCGTCCACGGAGTGCCGGGCGGCGAGAACATGATCGCATATCCGAATGGTTCGGTCCGGTACCTCACCGTGCGTGAAGCCGCGCGCGTCCAGACCTTCCCCGACACCTGGCTCTTCGAGGGTTCGTGGTCGGAGGCGATGCGGCAACTGGGCAATGCAGTCCCAGTGGACCTCGCCGCCGTGGTGGCCAACAGCGTGGCGGCGAAGTTGAATGCGGGAGATGAGCACTGA
- a CDS encoding very short patch repair endonuclease, translating to MDTLTPQERSERMSRVKGRNTKPELVVRRLVTALGHRYRLHYGKVPGKPDLAFPGRRKAIFVHGCFWHRHPDPTCPLARLPKSRLDFWLPKLESNRERDLAKRAQLEALGWSVLEIWECELTCSPEQLTERIMEFLGPSKFAARDVDSAAGTEPAANA from the coding sequence ATGGATACGCTGACCCCTCAGGAGCGCAGCGAGCGGATGTCGCGCGTGAAGGGGCGGAACACGAAGCCCGAACTCGTTGTCCGCCGCCTGGTCACCGCGCTCGGACACCGTTACCGGCTTCACTACGGCAAGGTGCCAGGGAAGCCCGACCTCGCGTTTCCCGGTCGGCGTAAGGCCATCTTCGTGCACGGCTGCTTCTGGCATCGACATCCCGACCCCACCTGCCCCCTGGCGCGACTTCCCAAGTCCCGCCTCGACTTCTGGCTCCCCAAATTGGAGTCGAACCGGGAGCGCGATCTGGCGAAGCGCGCGCAGCTTGAGGCGCTGGGATGGTCGGTCCTTGAAATCTGGGAGTGCGAGCTCACCTGCTCGCCAGAGCAGCTGACCGAACGGATCATGGAATTCCTGGGGCCCTCCAAGTTCGCGGCCAGGGACGTTGACTCGGCCGCTGGCACCGAGCCCGCAGCCAATGCGTGA
- a CDS encoding DNA topoisomerase 3: protein MRWDEMGESPGWDRSVSRDASVDGGTARGGRSSVLAVVAEKPAVARDIARVLGANERGEGFLRGNGYVVTWAIGHLVGLAQPHEIRPEWKKWHRSQLPMLPGDWPLVVSDSTKAQFEVVRRVMNAPEVSAVVCATDAGREGELIFRYIYDAAGCRKPVRRLWVSSLTERAIRDGFQHLKDGKAYAPLAAAAMGRSRADWLVGMNLSRLYTLASGTYGNMLSVGRVQTPTLAMVVERELAIRDFVPRDYLEVVATFSPRGKGAPVGVRYQGTWFRSGPDGKPVIPPGYESVREARRLDADGVEAGRVIDRVRGGNAVVESLDAETKRMAPPLLYDLTELQRHANRLYGFSAQRTLEVAQALYEKHKLLSYPRTASRHLSETVADTLPEVVRAIEAPYREDLAPGTGERPLGKRYVDDSKVTDHHAIIPTPMPASGVRLSPDEQRLYDLVCRRLLQAWHEDHVWKVTTVITAVTSKGDAGPVVDRFHSAGTQVEKVGWKVLDVGGGQKAPRLKPEGKKGADKDKEEEPDDEPQDLPSGLARGQAQTVEDVEAVKKRTRPPPRFTEATLLTAMESAGRTLDEKELVDAMRDTGLGTPATRAATIELLLEREYLTREGKRLVATDKGIHLIQVVHPDVKSPVMTGQWEAWLQRIERGQGALDAFMSGIEAYVREVVGQAPTSLPPTPVAGPGARNEAAASSARFESTRPHPAKAPTEDLFRTREAATATVQAAARANTARNEVGASASMAGDGSRAFGHGATGDARHAGASTHGGSDGHGGAVAQAAPPRVQDRPPNIPSAEVRTAFVQASSEGFGRAKRQPQTVNMGSTRPERVHRAPTPPDKLRGLLKEAFGFNDFRPYQEEVCRAATSGEDLLLVMPTGAGKSLCYQLPGLARAGTTVVVSPLIALMEDQVLRLQSLGFAADRIHSGRDRATSRQVCAEYLEGRLDFLFIAPERLGVPGFVELLARRTPSLIAIDEAHCISQWGHDFRPDYRLLGSRLPLLRPAPVVALTATATPDVQKDIVQQLGLRGSRGGAAHTFIHGFRRTNIAIEVRELNPGARGDAILSLLKNPEHRPAIVYASTRKHAEQYADLLAHDFHSAPYHAGLQPSERDRIQAAFLKGHLEVIVATTAFGMGIDKPDVRTVIHAALPASLEGYYQELGRAGRDGKDSRAVLLHAFVDRRTHEFFHRRDYPDPSVLERIYQATSNELEPKASIQARVRGDPEIFDKALEQLWIHGGVEMTPDEDVRRGRAGWAVAYIAQRERKQLHLEQMGRYAEAHDCRMRHLVAHFGDVQDSGAACGLCDVCAPESCEVVRFEEPSALEAHALGRILEALHARDGQATGRLHRELFGEQLHRRDFERLVGGLVRAGLVRLESDSFDKDGQVIQFQRLALTDTGRRARVIAPGQVVLPQAREVPSKKRKGRTAAGGTKRASRKRAASSAEGASRGRGKSRRGASESWAPRAASDDFSQESFPTEAPPARGWKARATPESSPGRGPRASWNASRNAAPDFDPPPASPALVATLKEWRLTEARKRKVPAFRILTDRVLDAIASARPSSGAELMSIHGVGPTLAERYGPQILSLVSRRR from the coding sequence ATGAGGTGGGATGAGATGGGCGAGTCGCCCGGATGGGACAGGTCGGTGTCGCGGGACGCGAGCGTGGACGGTGGGACGGCTCGCGGTGGGCGGAGTTCCGTCCTCGCGGTGGTGGCGGAGAAGCCCGCCGTGGCGCGCGACATCGCCCGGGTGCTCGGCGCCAACGAGCGCGGCGAGGGCTTCCTTCGCGGCAACGGCTACGTCGTCACGTGGGCCATTGGCCACCTGGTGGGCCTGGCCCAGCCACATGAGATCCGCCCCGAATGGAAGAAGTGGCACCGCTCGCAGCTGCCCATGCTGCCGGGGGACTGGCCGCTGGTGGTGTCGGACTCCACGAAAGCCCAGTTCGAGGTCGTCCGCCGCGTGATGAACGCGCCGGAGGTGTCCGCCGTGGTGTGCGCCACGGACGCCGGGCGCGAGGGCGAGCTCATCTTCCGCTACATCTACGACGCCGCCGGGTGCCGCAAGCCGGTGCGGCGGCTGTGGGTGTCGTCGCTCACCGAGCGCGCCATCCGCGACGGCTTCCAGCACCTCAAGGACGGCAAGGCCTACGCGCCGCTGGCCGCCGCCGCCATGGGGCGCAGCCGCGCGGACTGGCTCGTGGGCATGAACCTGTCGCGCCTCTACACGCTGGCGAGCGGGACCTACGGCAACATGCTGTCCGTGGGCCGCGTGCAGACGCCCACGCTGGCCATGGTGGTGGAGCGCGAGCTGGCCATCCGCGACTTCGTGCCCCGGGACTACCTGGAGGTCGTGGCCACCTTCTCGCCTCGCGGCAAGGGCGCGCCCGTGGGGGTCCGCTACCAGGGCACGTGGTTCCGCTCGGGGCCGGATGGCAAGCCGGTGATTCCGCCGGGCTACGAGTCCGTGCGCGAGGCGCGCCGGCTGGACGCGGACGGCGTAGAGGCGGGCCGGGTCATCGACCGCGTGCGCGGCGGCAACGCGGTGGTGGAGTCGCTGGACGCGGAGACGAAGCGGATGGCTCCGCCGCTGCTCTACGACCTCACGGAGCTCCAGCGCCACGCGAACCGGCTCTACGGCTTCAGCGCGCAGCGCACGCTGGAGGTCGCGCAGGCGCTCTATGAGAAGCACAAGCTCTTGAGCTACCCGCGCACCGCGAGCCGGCACCTGTCGGAGACGGTGGCGGACACGCTGCCGGAGGTGGTGCGCGCCATCGAGGCTCCGTACCGGGAGGACCTGGCGCCGGGCACGGGCGAGCGCCCGCTGGGCAAGCGCTACGTGGACGACTCGAAGGTGACGGACCACCACGCCATCATCCCCACGCCCATGCCGGCGTCCGGCGTGCGGCTGTCTCCGGACGAGCAGCGCCTCTATGACCTGGTGTGCCGGCGCCTGCTCCAGGCGTGGCACGAGGACCACGTCTGGAAGGTGACCACGGTCATCACCGCGGTGACGTCGAAGGGGGACGCGGGGCCGGTGGTGGACCGCTTCCACAGCGCGGGCACGCAGGTGGAGAAGGTGGGCTGGAAGGTCCTGGACGTGGGGGGCGGGCAGAAGGCGCCGCGCCTCAAGCCGGAGGGCAAGAAAGGCGCGGACAAGGACAAGGAGGAGGAGCCGGACGACGAGCCGCAGGACCTGCCTTCGGGGCTCGCGCGCGGACAGGCGCAGACCGTGGAGGACGTGGAGGCGGTGAAGAAGCGCACGCGTCCGCCGCCGCGCTTCACGGAGGCCACGCTCCTCACGGCGATGGAGTCCGCGGGGCGTACGCTGGATGAGAAAGAGCTGGTGGACGCGATGCGCGACACGGGGCTGGGCACGCCCGCCACGCGCGCCGCGACCATCGAGCTGCTGCTCGAGCGCGAGTACCTGACCCGTGAGGGCAAGCGCCTGGTGGCCACGGACAAGGGCATCCACCTCATCCAGGTGGTGCACCCGGACGTGAAGTCCCCGGTGATGACCGGGCAGTGGGAAGCGTGGCTCCAGCGCATCGAGCGCGGGCAGGGCGCGCTGGATGCGTTCATGAGCGGCATCGAGGCGTATGTGCGGGAGGTCGTGGGCCAGGCGCCCACGTCGCTGCCGCCCACGCCGGTGGCGGGCCCTGGGGCCCGGAACGAAGCCGCGGCATCGAGCGCGCGCTTCGAATCCACCCGGCCGCATCCCGCGAAGGCCCCCACCGAGGACCTCTTCCGGACCCGTGAGGCCGCGACCGCCACCGTGCAGGCCGCGGCCCGTGCCAATACCGCGCGCAATGAGGTCGGTGCCTCCGCGAGCATGGCGGGAGATGGCTCCCGCGCGTTCGGCCACGGTGCGACAGGGGATGCACGTCACGCAGGGGCTTCCACCCATGGTGGCTCCGACGGCCATGGGGGCGCCGTCGCACAGGCCGCGCCGCCGCGCGTACAGGACCGGCCTCCCAACATCCCCTCCGCGGAGGTGCGCACCGCCTTCGTGCAGGCCTCCTCCGAGGGCTTCGGCCGAGCCAAACGTCAGCCCCAGACCGTGAACATGGGCAGCACCCGGCCGGAGCGCGTGCACCGTGCTCCCACGCCTCCGGACAAGCTGCGCGGACTCCTCAAGGAGGCCTTCGGCTTCAACGACTTCCGCCCGTACCAGGAAGAGGTCTGCCGCGCGGCCACGTCCGGCGAGGACCTGCTGCTGGTGATGCCCACCGGCGCGGGCAAGTCCCTCTGCTACCAGCTCCCGGGCCTGGCCCGCGCGGGCACCACCGTCGTCGTCAGCCCGCTCATCGCGCTGATGGAGGACCAGGTGCTGCGGCTCCAGTCGCTGGGCTTCGCCGCGGACCGCATCCACTCCGGCCGCGACCGGGCCACCTCCCGGCAGGTCTGCGCCGAGTACCTCGAAGGGCGCCTGGACTTCCTCTTCATCGCCCCGGAGCGCCTGGGCGTCCCCGGCTTCGTGGAGCTGCTGGCCCGCCGCACGCCCTCGCTCATCGCCATCGATGAAGCGCACTGCATCTCGCAGTGGGGCCACGACTTCCGTCCGGACTACCGGCTGCTGGGCTCGCGCCTGCCGCTGCTGCGTCCCGCGCCCGTGGTGGCGCTCACCGCCACCGCCACGCCGGACGTGCAGAAGGACATCGTCCAGCAGCTGGGCCTGCGGGGCTCACGCGGCGGCGCCGCGCACACCTTCATCCACGGCTTCCGCCGCACCAACATCGCCATCGAGGTGCGCGAGCTCAACCCGGGCGCCCGCGGCGACGCCATCCTGTCCCTGCTCAAGAACCCGGAGCACCGGCCCGCCATCGTCTACGCGTCCACGCGCAAGCACGCGGAGCAGTACGCGGACCTGCTCGCGCACGACTTCCACTCCGCGCCGTACCACGCGGGCCTCCAGCCGTCGGAGCGCGACCGCATCCAGGCCGCCTTCCTCAAGGGCCACCTGGAGGTCATCGTCGCCACGACCGCGTTCGGCATGGGCATCGACAAGCCGGACGTGCGCACCGTCATCCACGCGGCGCTGCCCGCGAGCCTGGAGGGCTACTACCAGGAGCTGGGCCGCGCGGGGCGCGACGGCAAGGACTCGCGCGCGGTGCTGCTCCACGCCTTCGTGGACCGGCGCACCCACGAGTTCTTCCACCGCCGCGACTACCCGGACCCCTCCGTCCTGGAACGCATCTACCAGGCCACCTCCAACGAACTGGAGCCCAAGGCCTCCATCCAGGCCCGCGTGCGCGGCGACCCGGAAATCTTCGACAAGGCCCTGGAGCAGCTGTGGATCCACGGCGGCGTGGAGATGACCCCGGACGAGGACGTGCGGCGCGGCCGGGCGGGCTGGGCCGTGGCGTACATCGCGCAGCGCGAGCGCAAGCAGCTCCACCTGGAGCAGATGGGCCGTTACGCGGAGGCGCATGACTGCCGCATGCGCCACCTGGTCGCCCACTTCGGCGACGTGCAGGACTCCGGCGCCGCCTGCGGCCTGTGCGACGTCTGCGCCCCCGAGTCCTGCGAGGTGGTCCGCTTCGAGGAGCCCTCCGCCCTGGAGGCCCACGCGCTGGGCCGCATCCTGGAGGCCCTCCACGCCCGCGACGGCCAGGCCACCGGACGGCTTCACCGGGAGCTCTTCGGGGAGCAGCTCCACCGCCGCGACTTCGAACGGCTCGTGGGCGGGCTGGTGCGCGCGGGGCTGGTGCGCCTGGAGTCGGACTCGTTCGACAAGGACGGCCAGGTCATCCAGTTCCAGCGGCTGGCCCTCACGGACACCGGCCGCCGTGCCCGCGTCATCGCTCCCGGACAGGTGGTGCTCCCCCAGGCGCGCGAGGTGCCCTCCAAGAAGCGCAAGGGCCGCACGGCCGCCGGTGGCACGAAGCGCGCGTCCCGCAAGCGCGCCGCCTCCAGCGCGGAGGGCGCGTCTCGGGGACGCGGCAAGAGCCGCCGGGGCGCCTCGGAGTCCTGGGCCCCTCGCGCCGCCTCCGACGACTTCAGCCAGGAGTCCTTCCCCACCGAGGCCCCTCCGGCCCGCGGCTGGAAGGCGCGCGCCACGCCGGAGTCGTCGCCAGGCCGGGGTCCCCGCGCCTCCTGGAACGCGTCGCGCAACGCGGCGCCGGACTTCGACCCGCCCCCAGCGTCCCCCGCCCTGGTGGCCACCCTCAAGGAGTGGCGCCTCACCGAGGCCCGCAAGCGCAAGGTGCCCGCCTTCCGCATCCTCACCGACCGCGTGCTGGACGCCATCGCCAGCGCGAGGCCCTCCAGCGGGGCGGAGCTGATGTCCATCCACGGCGTGGGCCCGACGCTCGCGGAGCGCTACGGACCGCAGATCCTCTCGCTCGTGTCCCGCCGACGCTGA
- a CDS encoding MBL fold metallo-hydrolase yields MELGFETIGNATLICHDNGPVLVTDPWTDGDAYFGSWTLSHEIPEEQRQSIRDCPYVWLSHGHPDHLSMASLEKLRERTLLVPNHVGGRIRDDLREAGFKVQVLQDREWTRLSPRIRVLCIPDVNQDAVLLVEVGGRLIVNLNDAGDRGQGRFVRRVIKEYSESYLLALSGYGDADMMNFFTEDGRRILPYAAAKTPVGQTIARMAETYGVRYFVPFSSMHKYQRSDSVWCSEYTTTLPDYARGFASNTCEMLPAFLRQDFTNDSSVSINPKERAIKPVDSKEFGDDWSERLEADEVKQLEQYFRAVEHLGTVMDFLRFRVGGQEHVIEFNKRRFHKGITFEAPRNSLMTAVKYQVFDDLLIGNFMKTTVHGGFGKGSLYPDFSPFVAKYADNGKARTAAELRNYFNEYRSRDMVGYLRHQLDAHCVRPLQIQSAELLRTLLPPGSNSFRIAKETYWKMRRAIL; encoded by the coding sequence ATGGAGCTGGGTTTCGAGACGATTGGCAACGCCACACTCATCTGTCACGACAACGGGCCGGTGCTGGTGACCGACCCCTGGACGGACGGGGACGCGTACTTCGGCAGCTGGACCCTGTCCCACGAGATTCCGGAGGAGCAGCGCCAGTCCATCCGGGACTGCCCCTACGTGTGGCTGTCCCACGGCCACCCGGACCACCTGAGCATGGCGTCGCTGGAGAAGCTGCGGGAGCGCACGCTGCTGGTCCCCAACCACGTGGGCGGCCGCATCCGCGACGACCTGCGCGAGGCGGGCTTCAAGGTCCAGGTGCTCCAGGACCGCGAATGGACGCGCCTGTCCCCGCGCATCCGCGTGCTGTGCATCCCGGACGTGAACCAGGACGCGGTGCTGCTGGTGGAGGTGGGCGGCCGGCTCATCGTCAACCTCAACGACGCCGGTGACCGCGGCCAGGGCCGCTTCGTGCGCCGGGTCATCAAGGAGTACAGCGAGTCGTACCTCCTGGCCCTGTCCGGCTACGGCGACGCGGACATGATGAACTTCTTCACCGAGGACGGGCGCCGCATCCTCCCGTACGCGGCGGCGAAGACGCCCGTGGGACAGACCATCGCGCGCATGGCGGAGACGTACGGCGTGCGCTACTTCGTCCCCTTCAGCTCCATGCACAAGTACCAGCGCTCCGACAGCGTCTGGTGCTCCGAGTACACCACCACGCTGCCGGACTACGCGCGGGGCTTCGCCTCCAACACCTGCGAGATGCTCCCGGCCTTCCTGCGCCAGGACTTCACCAACGACTCCTCCGTCTCCATCAACCCGAAGGAGCGCGCCATCAAGCCGGTGGACTCCAAGGAGTTCGGGGACGACTGGAGCGAGCGCCTGGAGGCGGACGAGGTGAAGCAGCTGGAGCAGTACTTCCGCGCCGTCGAGCACCTGGGCACGGTGATGGACTTCCTGCGCTTCCGCGTGGGCGGCCAGGAGCACGTCATCGAGTTCAACAAGCGCCGCTTCCACAAGGGCATCACCTTCGAGGCGCCCCGCAACTCGCTGATGACCGCCGTGAAGTACCAGGTGTTCGACGACCTGCTCATCGGCAACTTCATGAAGACCACCGTGCACGGCGGCTTCGGCAAGGGCAGCCTCTACCCGGACTTCAGCCCCTTCGTGGCCAAGTACGCGGACAACGGCAAGGCCCGCACGGCGGCGGAGCTGCGCAACTACTTCAACGAGTACCGCAGCCGCGACATGGTGGGCTACCTGCGCCACCAGCTGGACGCCCACTGCGTGCGCCCCCTCCAGATTCAGTCCGCGGAGCTGCTGCGCACCCTGCTGCCCCCGGGCTCC